From Prionailurus viverrinus isolate Anna chromosome B2, UM_Priviv_1.0, whole genome shotgun sequence, the proteins below share one genomic window:
- the BAG6 gene encoding large proline-rich protein BAG6 isoform X12: MEPSDTTSTTTSMEEPDSLEVLVKTLDSQTRTFIVGAQMNVKEFKEHIAASVSIPSEKQRLIYQGRVLQDDKKLQEYNVGGKVIHLVERAPPQTQLPSGASSGIGSASATHGGGPPPGTRGPGASVHDRNANSYVMVGTFNLPSEPRVRLVMAQHMIRDIQTLLSRMECRGGPQAQHSQPPPQTPTVAPESVALSSQTSEPVESEVPSREPMEAEEVEERAPAQSPELTPSGPAPAGPTPAPETSAPNHPSPAEYVEVLQELQRLESRLQPFLQRYYEVLGAAATTDYNNNQEGREEDQRLINLVGESLRLLGNTFVALSDLRCNLACAPPRHLHVVRPMSHYTTPMVLQQAAIPIQINVGTTVTMTGNGTRPPPTSNAEAAPPGPGQASSLAPTSTTVESSTEGVPPPGPAPPPTTSHPRVIRISHQSVEPVVMMHMNIQDSGTQPGGVPSAPTGPLGPPGHGQTLGSTLIQLPSLPPEFMHAVAHQITHQAMVAAVASAAAGQQVPGFPTAPTRVVIARPTPPQARPSHPGGPPISGTLQGAGLGTNASLAQMVSGLVGQLLMQPVLVAQGTPGMAPPPAPATASASAGTTNTATTAGPAPGGPAQPPPPQPSAADLQFSQLLGNLLGPAGPGAGGPGMASPTITVAMPGVPAFLQGMTDFLQATQTAPPPPPPPPPPPPAPEQQTMPPPGSPSGGAGSPGGLGLESLSPEFFTSVVQGVLNSLLGSLGARAGSSESIAAFIQRLSGSSNIFEPGADGALGFFGALLSLLCQNFSMVDVVMLLHGHFQPLQRLQPQLRSFFHQHYLGGQEPTPGNIRTATHTLITGLEEYVRESFSLVQVQPGVDIIRTNLEFLQEQFNSIAAHVLHCTDSGFGARLLELCNQGLFECLALNLHCLGGQQMELAAVINGRIRRMSRGVNPSLVSWLTTMMGLRLQVVLEHMPVGPDAILRYVRRVGDPPQPLPEEPMEVQGSERTSPEPQRENASPAPGTTAEEAMSRGPPPAPEGGGSRDEQDGASAETEPWAAAVPPEWVPIIQQDIQSQRKVKPQPPLSDAYLSGMPAKRRKLRADIQKRLQEDPNYSPQRFPNAHRAFADDP, encoded by the exons ATGGAGCCCAGTGATACTACCAGTACCACTACCAGTATGGAGGAGCCTGACAGCCTGGAGGTGCTGGTGAAGACCTTGGACTCTCAGACTCGGACCTTTATTGTGGGGGCCCAG ATGAATGTAAAGGAATTTAAGGAGCACATCGCTGCCTCTGTCAGCATTCCCTCTGAGAAACAACGGCTCATCTATCAGGGACGAGTTCTGCAGGATGATAAGAAGCTCCAGGAATACA atgTTGGGGGAAAGGTTATTCACCTGGTGGAACGGGCTCCTCCTCAGACGCAGCTGCCTTCTGGGGCATCTTCTGGGATAGGGTCTGCCTCAGCCACCCATGGTGGGGGACCCCCGCCTGGTACTCGGGGGCCTGGGGCCTCTGTTCATGACCGGAATGCCAACAGCTATGTCATGGTTGGAACCTTCAATCTTCCT AGTGAGCCCCGAGTACGGCTGGTGATGGCTCAGCACATGATCAGAGATATACAGACCTTACTTTCCCGGATGGAG TGTCGAGGGGGACCCCAAGCACAGCACAGTCAGCCGCCCCCACAGACGCCAACCGTGGCCCCGGAGTCTGTAGCCTTGAGTTCTCAAACATCAGAACCAGTTGAAAGTGAAGTGCCTTCTCGGGAGCCCATGGAGGCCGAAGAAGTGGAGGAGCGtgccccagcccagagcccggagctcACCCCTTCCGGCCCAGCTCCAGCAGGCCCAACACCTGCCCCAGAGACCAGTGCACCCAA CCATCCTTCCCCTGCGGAGTATGTTGAAGTGCTCCAGGAGCTACAGCGGCTTGAGAGCCGCCTCCAGCCCTTCCTGCAGCGCTACTATGAGGTTCTGGGCGCTGCCGCCACCACGGACTACAACAACAAC CAAGAGGGCCGCGAAGAGGACCAGCGCTTGATCAACTTGGTGGGGGAGAGCCTACGGCTACTGGGCAACACTTTTGTGGCGCTGTCTGACCTGCGCTGCAACCTGGCCTGTGCGCCCCCACGACACCTGCATGTGGTCCGGCCCATGTCTCACTACACCACCCCCATGGTGCTCCAGCAGGCAGCCATTCCCATCCAG ATCAACGTGGGAACCACCGTGACCATGACGGGGAATGGGACTCGGCCCCCCCCAACTTCTAATGCGGAGGCAGCTCCCCCTGGTCCTGGGCAGGCCTCATCCCTGGCTCCCACTTCTACCACTGTCGAGTCCTCAACTGAGGGTGTTCCCCCACCAGGGCCGGCTCCCCCACCGACCACCAGCCACCCAAGGGTCATCCGGATTTCCCACCAGAGTGTGGAACCTGTAGTCATGATGCACATGAACATCCAAG ATTCTGGCACACAGCCCGGTGGAGTTCCGAGTGCTCCCACTGGCCCCCTAGGACCCCCTGGTCATGGCCAAACCCTGG GCTCCACCCTCATCcagctgccctccctgccccctgagTTCATGCACGCCGTCGCCCACCAGATCACTCATCAGGCCATGGTGGCAGCTGTTGCCTCCGCGGCCGCAG GACAGCAGGTGCCGGGTTTCCCGACAGCTCCGACCCGGGTGGTGATTGCTCGGCCCACCCCTCCACAGGCTCGGCCTTCCCATCCTGGGGGGCCCCCAATCTCGGGTACTCTA CAGGGCGCTGGACTAGGTACCAATGCCTCTTTGGCCCAGATGGTGAGCGGCCTCGTGGGGCAGCTTCTTATGCAGCCCGTTCTTGTGG CTCAGGGGACCCCAGGAATGGCaccacctccagcccctgccaCTGCTTCAGCCAGTGCAGGCACCACCAACACAGCAACCACAGCTGGTCCTGCCCCCGGGGGGCCCGCCCAGCCTCCACCCCCTCAACCCTCAGCGGCCGATCTTCAGTTCTCACAGCTCCTAGGGAACCTGCTGGGTCCTGCGGGGCCAGGGGCCGGAGGGCCTGGCATGGCTTCTCCCACCATCACCGTGGCAATGCCTGGTGTCCCTGCCTTTCTCCAGGGCATGACCGACTTTCTGCAG GCGACGCAGACGGCCCCtccgcccccaccaccacccccacccccacccccggccccagaGCAGCAGACCATGCCCCCACCAGGGTCCCCTTCTGGTGGCGCAGGGAGTCCTGGAGGCCTGGGTCTTGAGAGCCTTTCACCGGAGTTTTTTACCTCCGTGGTGCAGGGCGTGCTGAACTCCCTGCTGGGCTCCCTGGGGGCTCGGGCTGGCAGTAGTGAAAGTATTGCTGCTTTCATACAGCGCCTCAGTGGATCAAGCAACATCTTTGAGCCTGGGGCTGATGGGGCCCTCG gATTCTTTGGGGCCCTACTCTCTCTGCTGTGCCAGAACTTTTCCATGGTGGATGTGGTGATGCTTCTTCATGGGCATTTCCAGCCACTGCAGCGGCTCCAGCCCCAGCTGCGATCCTTTTTCCACCAGCACTACCTGGGTGGCCAAGAGCCCACACCTGGTAACATACGG ACGGCAACCCACACGTTGATCACAGGGCTGGAAGAGTACGTGCGGGAGAGTTTT TCTTTGGTGCAGGTTCAGCCAGGGGTGGACATCATCCGGACAAACCTGGAATTTCTCCAAGAGCAGTTCAATAGCATCGCTGCTCATGTGCTGCACTGCACAG ACAGTGGATTTGGGGCCCGCCTGCTTGAGTTGTGTAACCAGGGCCTGTTTGAATGCCTGGCCCTCAACCTGCACTGCTTGGGGGGACAGCAGATGGAGCTTGCCGCGGTCATCAATGGTCGAATT CGTCGCATGTCTCGTGGGGTGAACCCGTCCTTGGTGAGCTGGCTGACCACTATGATGGGACTGAGGCTTCAGGTGGTTTTGGAGCACATGCCCGTAGGCCCTGATGCCATTCTCAGATATGTTCGCAGGGTTGGTGATCCCCCCCAG CCACTTCCCGAGGAGCCAATGGAAGTTCAGGGATCAGAGAGAACTTCCCCTGAGCCTCAG CGGGAGAatgcttccccagcccctggaacaACAGCAGAAGAGGCCATGTCCCGAGGTCCGCCTCCTGCTCCTGAGGGCGGCGGCTCCCGTGACGAACAGGATGGAGCTTCAGCTGAGACAGAACCTTGGGCGGCCGCAGTCCCCCCA GAGTGGGTTCCGATTATCCAGCAGGACATTCAGAGCCAGCGGAAGGTAAAGCCGCAGCCTCCCCTGAGCGATGCCTACCTCAGTGGTATGCCTGCCAAGAGACGCAAG ctccgGGCTGATATACAAAAGCGACTGCAGGAAGACCCCAACTACAGCCCCCAGCGCTTCCCTAATGCCCACCGGGCCTTTGCTGATGATCCCTAG
- the BAG6 gene encoding large proline-rich protein BAG6 isoform X3 yields MEPSDTTSTTTSMEEPDSLEVLVKTLDSQTRTFIVGAQMNVKEFKEHIAASVSIPSEKQRLIYQGRVLQDDKKLQEYNVGGKVIHLVERAPPQTQLPSGASSGIGSASATHGGGPPPGTRGPGASVHDRNANSYVMVGTFNLPSEPRVRLVMAQHMIRDIQTLLSRMECRGGPQAQHSQPPPQTPTVAPESVALSSQTSEPVESEVPSREPMEAEEVEERAPAQSPELTPSGPAPAGPTPAPETSAPNHPSPAEYVEVLQELQRLESRLQPFLQRYYEVLGAAATTDYNNNQEGREEDQRLINLVGESLRLLGNTFVALSDLRCNLACAPPRHLHVVRPMSHYTTPMVLQQAAIPIQINVGTTVTMTGNGTRPPPTSNAEAAPPGPGQASSLAPTSTTVESSTEGVPPPGPAPPPTTSHPRVIRISHQSVEPVVMMHMNIQDSGTQPGGVPSAPTGPLGPPGHGQTLGSTLIQLPSLPPEFMHAVAHQITHQAMVAAVASAAAGQQVPGFPTAPTRVVIARPTPPQARPSHPGGPPISGTLQGAGLGTNASLAQMVSGLVGQLLMQPVLVAQGTPGMAPPPAPATASASAGTTNTATTAGPAPGGPAQPPPPQPSAADLQFSQLLGNLLGPAGPGAGGPGMASPTITVAMPGVPAFLQGMTDFLQATQTAPPPPPPPPPPPPAPEQQTMPPPGSPSGGAGSPGGLGLESLSPEFFTSVVQGVLNSLLGSLGARAGSSESIAAFIQRLSGSSNIFEPGADGALGFFGALLSLLCQNFSMVDVVMLLHGHFQPLQRLQPQLRSFFHQHYLGGQEPTPGNIRTATHTLITGLEEYVRESFSLVQVQPGVDIIRTNLEFLQEQFNSIAAHVLHCTDSGFGARLLELCNQGLFECLALNLHCLGGQQMELAAVINGRIRRMSRGVNPSLVSWLTTMMGLRLQVVLEHMPVGPDAILRYVRRVGDPPQPLPEEPMEVQGSERTSPEPQRENASPAPGTTAEEAMSRGPPPAPEGGGSRDEQDGASAETEPWAAAVPPEWVPIIQQDIQSQRKVKPQPPLSDAYLSGMPAKRRKTMQGEGPQLLLSEAVSRAAKAAGARPLTSPESLSRDLEAPEVQESYRQQLRADIQKRLQEDPNYSPQRFPNAHRAFADDP; encoded by the exons ATGGAGCCCAGTGATACTACCAGTACCACTACCAGTATGGAGGAGCCTGACAGCCTGGAGGTGCTGGTGAAGACCTTGGACTCTCAGACTCGGACCTTTATTGTGGGGGCCCAG ATGAATGTAAAGGAATTTAAGGAGCACATCGCTGCCTCTGTCAGCATTCCCTCTGAGAAACAACGGCTCATCTATCAGGGACGAGTTCTGCAGGATGATAAGAAGCTCCAGGAATACA atgTTGGGGGAAAGGTTATTCACCTGGTGGAACGGGCTCCTCCTCAGACGCAGCTGCCTTCTGGGGCATCTTCTGGGATAGGGTCTGCCTCAGCCACCCATGGTGGGGGACCCCCGCCTGGTACTCGGGGGCCTGGGGCCTCTGTTCATGACCGGAATGCCAACAGCTATGTCATGGTTGGAACCTTCAATCTTCCT AGTGAGCCCCGAGTACGGCTGGTGATGGCTCAGCACATGATCAGAGATATACAGACCTTACTTTCCCGGATGGAG TGTCGAGGGGGACCCCAAGCACAGCACAGTCAGCCGCCCCCACAGACGCCAACCGTGGCCCCGGAGTCTGTAGCCTTGAGTTCTCAAACATCAGAACCAGTTGAAAGTGAAGTGCCTTCTCGGGAGCCCATGGAGGCCGAAGAAGTGGAGGAGCGtgccccagcccagagcccggagctcACCCCTTCCGGCCCAGCTCCAGCAGGCCCAACACCTGCCCCAGAGACCAGTGCACCCAA CCATCCTTCCCCTGCGGAGTATGTTGAAGTGCTCCAGGAGCTACAGCGGCTTGAGAGCCGCCTCCAGCCCTTCCTGCAGCGCTACTATGAGGTTCTGGGCGCTGCCGCCACCACGGACTACAACAACAAC CAAGAGGGCCGCGAAGAGGACCAGCGCTTGATCAACTTGGTGGGGGAGAGCCTACGGCTACTGGGCAACACTTTTGTGGCGCTGTCTGACCTGCGCTGCAACCTGGCCTGTGCGCCCCCACGACACCTGCATGTGGTCCGGCCCATGTCTCACTACACCACCCCCATGGTGCTCCAGCAGGCAGCCATTCCCATCCAG ATCAACGTGGGAACCACCGTGACCATGACGGGGAATGGGACTCGGCCCCCCCCAACTTCTAATGCGGAGGCAGCTCCCCCTGGTCCTGGGCAGGCCTCATCCCTGGCTCCCACTTCTACCACTGTCGAGTCCTCAACTGAGGGTGTTCCCCCACCAGGGCCGGCTCCCCCACCGACCACCAGCCACCCAAGGGTCATCCGGATTTCCCACCAGAGTGTGGAACCTGTAGTCATGATGCACATGAACATCCAAG ATTCTGGCACACAGCCCGGTGGAGTTCCGAGTGCTCCCACTGGCCCCCTAGGACCCCCTGGTCATGGCCAAACCCTGG GCTCCACCCTCATCcagctgccctccctgccccctgagTTCATGCACGCCGTCGCCCACCAGATCACTCATCAGGCCATGGTGGCAGCTGTTGCCTCCGCGGCCGCAG GACAGCAGGTGCCGGGTTTCCCGACAGCTCCGACCCGGGTGGTGATTGCTCGGCCCACCCCTCCACAGGCTCGGCCTTCCCATCCTGGGGGGCCCCCAATCTCGGGTACTCTA CAGGGCGCTGGACTAGGTACCAATGCCTCTTTGGCCCAGATGGTGAGCGGCCTCGTGGGGCAGCTTCTTATGCAGCCCGTTCTTGTGG CTCAGGGGACCCCAGGAATGGCaccacctccagcccctgccaCTGCTTCAGCCAGTGCAGGCACCACCAACACAGCAACCACAGCTGGTCCTGCCCCCGGGGGGCCCGCCCAGCCTCCACCCCCTCAACCCTCAGCGGCCGATCTTCAGTTCTCACAGCTCCTAGGGAACCTGCTGGGTCCTGCGGGGCCAGGGGCCGGAGGGCCTGGCATGGCTTCTCCCACCATCACCGTGGCAATGCCTGGTGTCCCTGCCTTTCTCCAGGGCATGACCGACTTTCTGCAG GCGACGCAGACGGCCCCtccgcccccaccaccacccccacccccacccccggccccagaGCAGCAGACCATGCCCCCACCAGGGTCCCCTTCTGGTGGCGCAGGGAGTCCTGGAGGCCTGGGTCTTGAGAGCCTTTCACCGGAGTTTTTTACCTCCGTGGTGCAGGGCGTGCTGAACTCCCTGCTGGGCTCCCTGGGGGCTCGGGCTGGCAGTAGTGAAAGTATTGCTGCTTTCATACAGCGCCTCAGTGGATCAAGCAACATCTTTGAGCCTGGGGCTGATGGGGCCCTCG gATTCTTTGGGGCCCTACTCTCTCTGCTGTGCCAGAACTTTTCCATGGTGGATGTGGTGATGCTTCTTCATGGGCATTTCCAGCCACTGCAGCGGCTCCAGCCCCAGCTGCGATCCTTTTTCCACCAGCACTACCTGGGTGGCCAAGAGCCCACACCTGGTAACATACGG ACGGCAACCCACACGTTGATCACAGGGCTGGAAGAGTACGTGCGGGAGAGTTTT TCTTTGGTGCAGGTTCAGCCAGGGGTGGACATCATCCGGACAAACCTGGAATTTCTCCAAGAGCAGTTCAATAGCATCGCTGCTCATGTGCTGCACTGCACAG ACAGTGGATTTGGGGCCCGCCTGCTTGAGTTGTGTAACCAGGGCCTGTTTGAATGCCTGGCCCTCAACCTGCACTGCTTGGGGGGACAGCAGATGGAGCTTGCCGCGGTCATCAATGGTCGAATT CGTCGCATGTCTCGTGGGGTGAACCCGTCCTTGGTGAGCTGGCTGACCACTATGATGGGACTGAGGCTTCAGGTGGTTTTGGAGCACATGCCCGTAGGCCCTGATGCCATTCTCAGATATGTTCGCAGGGTTGGTGATCCCCCCCAG CCACTTCCCGAGGAGCCAATGGAAGTTCAGGGATCAGAGAGAACTTCCCCTGAGCCTCAG CGGGAGAatgcttccccagcccctggaacaACAGCAGAAGAGGCCATGTCCCGAGGTCCGCCTCCTGCTCCTGAGGGCGGCGGCTCCCGTGACGAACAGGATGGAGCTTCAGCTGAGACAGAACCTTGGGCGGCCGCAGTCCCCCCA GAGTGGGTTCCGATTATCCAGCAGGACATTCAGAGCCAGCGGAAGGTAAAGCCGCAGCCTCCCCTGAGCGATGCCTACCTCAGTGGTATGCCTGCCAAGAGACGCAAG ACGATGCAGGGTGAGGGCCCCCAGCTGCTTCTCTCAGAGGCCGTGAGCCGGGCAGCTAAGGCAGCCGGAGCTCGGCCCCTGACGAGCCCCGAGAGCCTGAGCCGGGACCTGGAGGCACCAGAGGTTCAGGAGAGCTACAGGCAGCAG ctccgGGCTGATATACAAAAGCGACTGCAGGAAGACCCCAACTACAGCCCCCAGCGCTTCCCTAATGCCCACCGGGCCTTTGCTGATGATCCCTAG
- the BAG6 gene encoding large proline-rich protein BAG6 isoform X4, with protein MEPSDTTSTTTSMEEPDSLEVLVKTLDSQTRTFIVGAQMNVKEFKEHIAASVSIPSEKQRLIYQGRVLQDDKKLQEYNVGGKVIHLVERAPPQTQLPSGASSGIGSASATHGGGPPPGTRGPGASVHDRNANSYVMVGTFNLPSDGSAVDVHINMEQAPIQSEPRVRLVMAQHMIRDIQTLLSRMECRGGPQAQHSQPPPQTPTVAPESVALSSQTSEPVESEVPSREPMEAEEVEERAPAQSPELTPSGPAPAGPTPAPETSAPNHPSPAEYVEVLQELQRLESRLQPFLQRYYEVLGAAATTDYNNNQEGREEDQRLINLVGESLRLLGNTFVALSDLRCNLACAPPRHLHVVRPMSHYTTPMVLQQAAIPIQINVGTTVTMTGNGTRPPPTSNAEAAPPGPGQASSLAPTSTTVESSTEGVPPPGPAPPPTTSHPRVIRISHQSVEPVVMMHMNIQGSTLIQLPSLPPEFMHAVAHQITHQAMVAAVASAAAGQQVPGFPTAPTRVVIARPTPPQARPSHPGGPPISGTLQGAGLGTNASLAQMVSGLVGQLLMQPVLVAQGTPGMAPPPAPATASASAGTTNTATTAGPAPGGPAQPPPPQPSAADLQFSQLLGNLLGPAGPGAGGPGMASPTITVAMPGVPAFLQGMTDFLQATQTAPPPPPPPPPPPPAPEQQTMPPPGSPSGGAGSPGGLGLESLSPEFFTSVVQGVLNSLLGSLGARAGSSESIAAFIQRLSGSSNIFEPGADGALGFFGALLSLLCQNFSMVDVVMLLHGHFQPLQRLQPQLRSFFHQHYLGGQEPTPGNIRTATHTLITGLEEYVRESFSLVQVQPGVDIIRTNLEFLQEQFNSIAAHVLHCTDSGFGARLLELCNQGLFECLALNLHCLGGQQMELAAVINGRIRRMSRGVNPSLVSWLTTMMGLRLQVVLEHMPVGPDAILRYVRRVGDPPQPLPEEPMEVQGSERTSPEPQRENASPAPGTTAEEAMSRGPPPAPEGGGSRDEQDGASAETEPWAAAVPPEWVPIIQQDIQSQRKVKPQPPLSDAYLSGMPAKRRKTMQGEGPQLLLSEAVSRAAKAAGARPLTSPESLSRDLEAPEVQESYRQQLRADIQKRLQEDPNYSPQRFPNAHRAFADDP; from the exons ATGGAGCCCAGTGATACTACCAGTACCACTACCAGTATGGAGGAGCCTGACAGCCTGGAGGTGCTGGTGAAGACCTTGGACTCTCAGACTCGGACCTTTATTGTGGGGGCCCAG ATGAATGTAAAGGAATTTAAGGAGCACATCGCTGCCTCTGTCAGCATTCCCTCTGAGAAACAACGGCTCATCTATCAGGGACGAGTTCTGCAGGATGATAAGAAGCTCCAGGAATACA atgTTGGGGGAAAGGTTATTCACCTGGTGGAACGGGCTCCTCCTCAGACGCAGCTGCCTTCTGGGGCATCTTCTGGGATAGGGTCTGCCTCAGCCACCCATGGTGGGGGACCCCCGCCTGGTACTCGGGGGCCTGGGGCCTCTGTTCATGACCGGAATGCCAACAGCTATGTCATGGTTGGAACCTTCAATCTTCCT AGTGACGGCTCTGCTGTGGATGTTCACATCAACATGGAACAGGCCCCGATTCAG AGTGAGCCCCGAGTACGGCTGGTGATGGCTCAGCACATGATCAGAGATATACAGACCTTACTTTCCCGGATGGAG TGTCGAGGGGGACCCCAAGCACAGCACAGTCAGCCGCCCCCACAGACGCCAACCGTGGCCCCGGAGTCTGTAGCCTTGAGTTCTCAAACATCAGAACCAGTTGAAAGTGAAGTGCCTTCTCGGGAGCCCATGGAGGCCGAAGAAGTGGAGGAGCGtgccccagcccagagcccggagctcACCCCTTCCGGCCCAGCTCCAGCAGGCCCAACACCTGCCCCAGAGACCAGTGCACCCAA CCATCCTTCCCCTGCGGAGTATGTTGAAGTGCTCCAGGAGCTACAGCGGCTTGAGAGCCGCCTCCAGCCCTTCCTGCAGCGCTACTATGAGGTTCTGGGCGCTGCCGCCACCACGGACTACAACAACAAC CAAGAGGGCCGCGAAGAGGACCAGCGCTTGATCAACTTGGTGGGGGAGAGCCTACGGCTACTGGGCAACACTTTTGTGGCGCTGTCTGACCTGCGCTGCAACCTGGCCTGTGCGCCCCCACGACACCTGCATGTGGTCCGGCCCATGTCTCACTACACCACCCCCATGGTGCTCCAGCAGGCAGCCATTCCCATCCAG ATCAACGTGGGAACCACCGTGACCATGACGGGGAATGGGACTCGGCCCCCCCCAACTTCTAATGCGGAGGCAGCTCCCCCTGGTCCTGGGCAGGCCTCATCCCTGGCTCCCACTTCTACCACTGTCGAGTCCTCAACTGAGGGTGTTCCCCCACCAGGGCCGGCTCCCCCACCGACCACCAGCCACCCAAGGGTCATCCGGATTTCCCACCAGAGTGTGGAACCTGTAGTCATGATGCACATGAACATCCAAG GCTCCACCCTCATCcagctgccctccctgccccctgagTTCATGCACGCCGTCGCCCACCAGATCACTCATCAGGCCATGGTGGCAGCTGTTGCCTCCGCGGCCGCAG GACAGCAGGTGCCGGGTTTCCCGACAGCTCCGACCCGGGTGGTGATTGCTCGGCCCACCCCTCCACAGGCTCGGCCTTCCCATCCTGGGGGGCCCCCAATCTCGGGTACTCTA CAGGGCGCTGGACTAGGTACCAATGCCTCTTTGGCCCAGATGGTGAGCGGCCTCGTGGGGCAGCTTCTTATGCAGCCCGTTCTTGTGG CTCAGGGGACCCCAGGAATGGCaccacctccagcccctgccaCTGCTTCAGCCAGTGCAGGCACCACCAACACAGCAACCACAGCTGGTCCTGCCCCCGGGGGGCCCGCCCAGCCTCCACCCCCTCAACCCTCAGCGGCCGATCTTCAGTTCTCACAGCTCCTAGGGAACCTGCTGGGTCCTGCGGGGCCAGGGGCCGGAGGGCCTGGCATGGCTTCTCCCACCATCACCGTGGCAATGCCTGGTGTCCCTGCCTTTCTCCAGGGCATGACCGACTTTCTGCAG GCGACGCAGACGGCCCCtccgcccccaccaccacccccacccccacccccggccccagaGCAGCAGACCATGCCCCCACCAGGGTCCCCTTCTGGTGGCGCAGGGAGTCCTGGAGGCCTGGGTCTTGAGAGCCTTTCACCGGAGTTTTTTACCTCCGTGGTGCAGGGCGTGCTGAACTCCCTGCTGGGCTCCCTGGGGGCTCGGGCTGGCAGTAGTGAAAGTATTGCTGCTTTCATACAGCGCCTCAGTGGATCAAGCAACATCTTTGAGCCTGGGGCTGATGGGGCCCTCG gATTCTTTGGGGCCCTACTCTCTCTGCTGTGCCAGAACTTTTCCATGGTGGATGTGGTGATGCTTCTTCATGGGCATTTCCAGCCACTGCAGCGGCTCCAGCCCCAGCTGCGATCCTTTTTCCACCAGCACTACCTGGGTGGCCAAGAGCCCACACCTGGTAACATACGG ACGGCAACCCACACGTTGATCACAGGGCTGGAAGAGTACGTGCGGGAGAGTTTT TCTTTGGTGCAGGTTCAGCCAGGGGTGGACATCATCCGGACAAACCTGGAATTTCTCCAAGAGCAGTTCAATAGCATCGCTGCTCATGTGCTGCACTGCACAG ACAGTGGATTTGGGGCCCGCCTGCTTGAGTTGTGTAACCAGGGCCTGTTTGAATGCCTGGCCCTCAACCTGCACTGCTTGGGGGGACAGCAGATGGAGCTTGCCGCGGTCATCAATGGTCGAATT CGTCGCATGTCTCGTGGGGTGAACCCGTCCTTGGTGAGCTGGCTGACCACTATGATGGGACTGAGGCTTCAGGTGGTTTTGGAGCACATGCCCGTAGGCCCTGATGCCATTCTCAGATATGTTCGCAGGGTTGGTGATCCCCCCCAG CCACTTCCCGAGGAGCCAATGGAAGTTCAGGGATCAGAGAGAACTTCCCCTGAGCCTCAG CGGGAGAatgcttccccagcccctggaacaACAGCAGAAGAGGCCATGTCCCGAGGTCCGCCTCCTGCTCCTGAGGGCGGCGGCTCCCGTGACGAACAGGATGGAGCTTCAGCTGAGACAGAACCTTGGGCGGCCGCAGTCCCCCCA GAGTGGGTTCCGATTATCCAGCAGGACATTCAGAGCCAGCGGAAGGTAAAGCCGCAGCCTCCCCTGAGCGATGCCTACCTCAGTGGTATGCCTGCCAAGAGACGCAAG ACGATGCAGGGTGAGGGCCCCCAGCTGCTTCTCTCAGAGGCCGTGAGCCGGGCAGCTAAGGCAGCCGGAGCTCGGCCCCTGACGAGCCCCGAGAGCCTGAGCCGGGACCTGGAGGCACCAGAGGTTCAGGAGAGCTACAGGCAGCAG ctccgGGCTGATATACAAAAGCGACTGCAGGAAGACCCCAACTACAGCCCCCAGCGCTTCCCTAATGCCCACCGGGCCTTTGCTGATGATCCCTAG